A genomic segment from Candidatus Brocadia sinica JPN1 encodes:
- a CDS encoding DUF362 domain-containing protein yields MAHKITDDCINCGACESECPVNAISESGDKRVISADTCTDCGNCVAVCPVEAILAP; encoded by the coding sequence ATGGCTCATAAAATCACGGATGATTGTATAAATTGTGGCGCATGTGAGAGCGAATGCCCTGTCAATGCCATATCCGAGTCCGGGGATAAGAGGGTGATTAGCGCAGACACCTGTACTGATTGTGGCAATTGCGTGGCCGTATGTCCAGTCGAAGCAATTCTTGCCCCATAG
- a CDS encoding endonuclease III domain-containing protein, producing the protein MNKAKTIFKIYQKMFAALGPQQWWPGETPFEIIIGAILTQNTNWSNVEKAIRNLRTAGKLSPEGIHELSVTELAQLIRPSGFFNVKARRVKTFINWLFSRYGGNLSGMFNQDLQILRDELLSVKGIGPETADSILLYAGNLPTFVVDAYTHRIFSRHGFVSEESTYDEMKSFFEENLPKDVKLYNEYHALLVNIGKMFCRPKKSL; encoded by the coding sequence ATGAATAAAGCCAAAACTATTTTCAAAATATACCAAAAGATGTTCGCTGCTTTGGGTCCACAGCAATGGTGGCCGGGAGAAACACCTTTTGAGATAATCATTGGCGCCATATTAACACAGAATACCAACTGGTCTAACGTTGAAAAGGCCATCAGAAACCTCAGGACAGCCGGAAAGCTTTCTCCGGAAGGCATTCATGAATTGAGTGTAACAGAACTGGCACAGCTTATTCGCCCTTCCGGCTTTTTTAACGTCAAAGCAAGGCGTGTTAAAACATTTATCAACTGGCTATTTTCAAGATACGGAGGCAATCTCTCCGGGATGTTCAACCAGGATCTGCAAATACTCCGAGATGAACTGCTTTCCGTAAAAGGCATTGGGCCAGAAACAGCAGATTCTATTTTGTTATATGCAGGAAATTTACCTACATTTGTTGTGGATGCTTATACACACAGGATTTTTTCAAGGCATGGTTTTGTTTCTGAAGAAAGCACCTATGACGAGATGAAGTCTTTCTTTGAAGAAAACCTCCCCAAAGATGTAAAATTATATAATGAATACCATGCCTTATTGGTAAATATCGGCAAAATGTTTTGTAGACCAAAAAAAAGCCTGTGA